The Lolium rigidum isolate FL_2022 chromosome 2, APGP_CSIRO_Lrig_0.1, whole genome shotgun sequence genomic interval TAAAAAAAATCTGGTCAAACTTTTATTATTAACTAACTCAGATACTACATACTAGCAAATATATAATACATCATAATAATTTCACCGATAGCCTTTCCTCTTTTTAACCACTTACTCTGTACAGGTAATATATCTAAAGTGCAAATCATGCTTATCATGTACAACTTGCCATCAATAGTGATAAAAATATAAAGGTACTTATAATCATAACTCAGATTTATTATGATATGCACAAAGTGGCCTTTATGGATGTTTAAGTTATTTTCTTCAATCATCTACCCTTCAAAACCATTCCCACAAATTTCGTAGAAAAAGTAAAAAAACTGAAACAATATGGCTGCATGTATTTGCAGTGCTAACCATTAAATAATTTCCTTTTTTTATTAGTGACTACAGTTCTGAAATGCAGGTACGAAAGAGTAGCCAGCAGGAGATTTGCACATTTGCAACACCTTATTTTGCAATTTGCATATTTGCCCCACCATAtgtcactgacatgtggtggCCAATGTGGCAAATGTGTATTTaagtgtggcaaatgtgcaaaaaaatccaatCAGATATTCCATTTACTGAACTGGATTTTTCTTTGAACTGGAACGCACAACTTTACTTTAGCATCAGTGACTGGACTTGACATGAGTTTTAGACGCATAAATTTGTGGTATGCATAAAAGCGGTAACACAAGGACCACAAATGTGCAAGTAACGCCGCCTTCAGATGCCTTTAGAAGATACCCTAGTCTATAACATATAAATTTCAGGTGAACAGAGTGTTATACAACCCCTGGGACGCTAAACCCATGTTCCTACCCCTGTTGAGCCATGGGCCTACTACAACAGCATCTGGGCCCAATAATAGAGCAACacaggcttagagcatctccagccgcgtcccccaaagcgtccccaaagggattaggggcgcgccggaaaaaaaaatgtgttccagccgcgtcccccaaagcccatttttgtccggcgcgccccgatacggtgtccggcgccccgagcccgtccccgtcccacaggggacgcaccggggacgccggacacaccgaaaagcgaggcggggagtggcggggccgacccgtcagcggcacaattaattttaacctaaccgtcgcctacctcgcgacggaagttgttggcgcgcagcgacggtgcggttcccgcagcgacggtgcggttcccacgagagggcgcggcgacgcgtcccgtcgcgcctagctccgcgtgccggcgttaatgagcgccaccgctcatccgcctccctccggcctataaagaggggcgcctctcatcgtccctctcacacacaaaccctagcgcctctctcccaaaccctagccgccaccatctctcaacaagactcgacgacgcggccgcggccgtggtcgtggtcgtggtcgtggccgcggcatagctgaacgctcgccgtcgcctcccacgccgtcgtcttcatcgtcggagatggacgtggagccggacgtgctgttcgagttcgtcctcgtcctcaagggcgacccgcgcggcatccagaggctgccggactccttcgccgagtacatcggcggcgtacgcccgcgcaagatgcatctgcgggagcattcgtgcggctactaccggtggatcgtcgacgcgatctacgacacgcgcggcaagatgtacctcaacatcggctgggagaagttcgcgcgccaccacagcctccaagccggcttcatcctcgtgttctcctacttcggcaacggggacatgagcgtcaaggtcttcgacgagaggcgctgccgccgggactacctcgGCGACGGGGACTCCCACGGCgacggcaccgacgaggaggacggccgagtgttgtttcttcgcagcgaatacgtgcacggaggtttacgcctgttcgcctcatcggtagaaccaacaagggcaccatcctcccgctggattttccagtttaggtgactgggtgtgccctcgagtgttctttcttagcagcgaacacaggaaacctccgatgcacggcctagttaggtttagtttatttgcaatattttatacttgtgtccaccacggttccaactatgtattagtttgtggaaaccacgttcccaattatgtattagtttgtggaaattgaaataaaaatgccaaaaaaaagtattttaaatgtttgggggaggcgtttgggggacgcggctggggagcgacgtcccccaaaggcggcacgaacaaaacacgtcccccaaacgctcaatccggcgcggtttgggggacgctttgggggacgcggctggagatgctcttataagtGGTTTTGGGGTCCTCTCCAGTCTCCCCCTTAAAAGTCTAGCCTTATAGGAAGTGGCTACCTTCACCCTTATAAGCCATGCTCTGGCTGGTataaacccaaaaaaaaaaatgcttcCTGCACTCGCAGATCAGGTTGACCTATTGGACCAATTCACCATTATCTGCACCGGAAAAAGCTCAAACTGAAAGACAGTTGTTCAGTCCCAGAGAAGGAGACAGCTAATGTCAAGACAACAAGTAAGCAATAGGTAGTGTAGGAAAATATTTCACAGATAAATTCAATCACACCAAAACTGAAATAGATGTCATATACTCGATACCCGACATCAAAATACAGCAAACAACTAATACACAGCATAATCTACAATCTACAACACAAGTATGACTACATCAGACGTGAACTGATAGCTAACCTGCCTAACCATGAATACAGGAAAATATTTCACAGATAAATTCAATCACACCAAAACTGTAATAGTCGTATACTCGATACCTGACATCAACATAGAGTAAACAATGAATATGCGACATAATCTACAATCTACAGCACAGGTATGACTACATCAGACGTGTCAAAACTGATAGCTAACCTGCTTAACCATGAATAAAACAAGCTAATCTACAACTGCACAACTATCTCAGACCTACACTGAAATACTAAATCTTTGGGTAGAACTGATCAAAAGTGGGTGAATGAGTGAATTGACGCACAATTGGCAGGGAAGGAGCTGCCATACACGCATTGGATGCAGCTGACACCAATGCATTCCATGTAACCTTAAAGAAGTTCGTTTAAATTCTGTCACTGAACCCAGCCCGAACATTCGACTGACCCCATCTCGTCCCAATTGTACAAGTCACAAGCACCAGCCAGCCTCCAGATTTAATCGTTTTCCCTTTTACTAAGTCAACAACTCAATGGAAGGCAATGGGCCCATGGAGCAGTGTATAATTATTTAGGTCCATTTTTTATGGATCGAGGGGGCCAAACTGCAAATCGCTAGCTTCCTGGACAAAATCACAGCACAAAGCTTAGCTTGGTCACGTGCGTCGAGCGCCGCGGCTCCTAAAAAAATCTCAAATCCTCAGTGTGAAATCTCAATTCCCCAGCATGTCATAATGGGACCGCACGATGTGCAGGGTCGAAAGTGTTACAGGTCAGAGACAGGCCACCTGTGGCGACGAGCCGACGCCCTGACTGACGACAAGCACTGCTGGCGGAAAGTTAGCACAAGCACAATTCATGGCCTGACGGATGGATTTTTATTCAAACCTACCTAGTCATGAAGCCATCCTTCCGTAAGCACTTAAGATTTGGTGATTTGAGTTGCTACATCGTCGCTGGACACAAATAAGCATGTATCTTTTCTTTTGGTCTATCAATTGCTAAAACGGGTGCTAATTTGCTGGTTGCCACAGGTCTGTGTAGAGATGCTTCTCAGCAACGAATATTGTCAAAAAAGTATGTTGCGGGATGAAACGGTGaacagtaaatgagtaattgtctCATGTGATTTGTTTACAAAGATATGATTTCCACTGTCTAAAGATGTTGTGATTGAATGCTTTTAAAGAAAGTGAAAAGTCAAGAATGAAAATTGTGAAGTGTGAATGAGTCCAATCACATGTTTCTGGTTATCAATACTTCTCCTTTCTTGAATTAATTACTCCCactgttccataattcttgtcgtggttttagttcagaTTTAAGCTAAAAACACTACAACCatcatggaacggagggagtacatgcaaATTCTGTGAATATAACCGGTTTTGCCTATTGTCTCCATAATCCAGTATGAGGTTTGGGAGTCATTTTTTGAGAGTTAAGACTTTAGTTTCCCACTAATATATGTGAACAAGTGGATTTATCACGTCATCTAAATGGTATGTCATGTCTTTATTAATGTAACTACAATTATATCATTACACACTGTTGTTGCTTATATTGTCTTTCAGCGATATATCATGGTAAAGTAGCTGGTGTGATATAATGGGTACATTATACTAGTCTGATGTGCATAGCTTTATAGACCCCATCCCCATTTTTTTCTAGATTCGCCTCTGAGAACTGGACAGCAACACATCCAAATGTGCAAACAAGCAAAAAAGGAAATTTGGCGTTAGAGCCTTCACCTCTGTGCTTGTGACTCGTAGAACCTGGCGATGCGACCGCGGTTGAGGGGCTTGGGCTTGACGGGCTTCTTCCGGCGCAGTCCGGCGATCTCCTGCACGAGCGGGACGTGCACCAACACCGTCCTCCACGCCACGTACCAGCCTGGGACTCACCAATTGACAAGACAAACGATCTCAATCAGGAAACCCAAGAGGGGAAAGAAGGAGCGGGCAGGCTGCCATACTGAGGAGGATGAAGGAGAGGACGAAAGCGACGGCGAGCACGGGACGGAAGACGAATAACACGGCGAGCTCCGACGCCGCGGTCAGGCTGCTTCCTCCGGCCATGGCGCCGGCGGCGGGTTGGTTTCCGCCGGACTTGGGGGAAGGGGAGGGGCAAAGCAAAGAATCTCGTTCTGGGAGGTGGGGGTGGGTGCTGAGTCTATGACATGTGGGACATATACGCGAGGAGattgcttgttgctcttgttgttACTACAATGCTCGTGGAGCTGGGCAGGGGCGCGGTGGCCGAGCAGGGAAGGGCGCGGCGGAGCGAGGAGTTAGAGGGACAACGGACCGGCCGGAAGGAGGCACCACCGGCGAGACGAGGCGCTGCGTTGGTCGGGCGCGCCGCCGTGTCCCGGAAGGAGAAGGTGGTTGGGGAGACCGGTCGGGCTGGGCCGGAGAAAGCTAGGTTTAGATGAGGGTAGTTTAGGAATTTCAGAAAAActgataagggcatgtacaatggtgataatTCACGTGTTGTAACTGTAAGGGGTAGTTATAGGTGATTTTAGTGATGTGGAGAAAAAATaatgaggagagagagggaggttGTCTGTAAAGTTATAGACAGTTCGTAGGCTTCTTACTGATCGCTTAGGTTTCTTACAGACGGCTTACACACATCATTTTTGTTGTTGTACAAAGGGTGTCTATAACTTATACTCACACATGGTTATGGCTAAAAATAGATAGCTTACAGACGAACCATTGTAGATACTATCTATACTATTGTCTATATATGACATAGAGTGCTATTACAAACACATCTATCTAGACCATTGTACATGTCCTAAGCATTTCACAGTTTGCCTAACCGGTATAGTGTTTTGTAAGAAAACTGTTGGGCGTCCCCCAGGGGATTAGAACTCTATAGCCGGACGATCAAATCATCCAGAACCGTAGGATGAGCTCGCAAGCGTTTTTGCTGATGGGTAGAAAAGCTCACCCGATTACAGCAGGAAAGCGAAATAGATGTTCTCTCCATCCTGCTTTGCGAAGACCCGCGACACGCTGGCAACGCTGGACGCGGCCATCGACGATGGCACGCCCTGCAGCAACCACCACCGTCGTTCATGGCACATCTGCTTTGATCTGTGCTATACCCCCTCGTAGCCACCAGAACCACCTAGTCCCATCTCCCATATTTGCTTCAAGCTCtggatcaaatcataatccacgtGGGCGAGTCGCCGATAGATATAGCGAACGTCACGTAGGAGGACCATTGCAGGAGGACCATTGCAGCAA includes:
- the LOC124692376 gene encoding uncharacterized protein LOC124692376 isoform X2 gives rise to the protein MAGGSSLTAASELAVLFVFRPVLAVAFVLSFILLSWYVAWRTVLVHVPLVQEIAGLRRKKPVKPKPLNRGRIARFYESQAQSKSEGTS
- the LOC124692376 gene encoding uncharacterized protein LOC124692376 isoform X1, which codes for MAGGSSLTAASELAVLFVFRPVLAVAFVLSFILLSWYVAWRTVLVHVPLVQEIAGLRRKKPVKPKPLNRGRIARFYESQAQRNSKSEGTS